A portion of the Sphingobacterium spiritivorum genome contains these proteins:
- a CDS encoding penicillin-binding protein 1A, with the protein MRRVSKNSKLTEEDIKKYTRNFWTIIIACVAFGFLFILSVRLGVFGKLPSFQDLENPKSNLASEVLTEDNKVLGTYYVQNRSNVKYSELSPFLVQALIATEDKRFYKHAGIDYWRTMTVIFHTMTGNKQGGSTITQQLALNLFSDGRAKSFSKRIFQKFQEWVTAVRLERNYTKEEIITMYFNTVDFGAYNTFGIKSAARTYFNTTPDKLTAEQAALLVGMLKGPGVYSPVRYPENALGRRNVVLNNMYNESFITKAEETESAAKPLGLQLKISNYGEGLAPYFRAVLKEEIKKEFARLSITKSDGTPYDLDRDGLKIYSTINYTMQQYAEEAQKRAMKELQGAFDRQWKGRTPFSGKNAQLLISGMKRSDRYRMMKDLGASEEEIKKAFNTKVPMNVFTWRGSVDTVMTPMDSIKYNKLFLRNAMMSMEPQTGHIKAWVGGINFEHFKYDQVKLGTRQVGSTAKPFTYAVAVDNGYSPCYSVPNFQQTYGNWTPRGTVQGGNPITLKKALAYSQNYATAYLINEVGASAVANLTQKMGITSKVPSYPSIALGAYEASVFDMVGAYSAFVNSGTWVEPTMIMRIEDKSGTTIYEKAPKVVKALNSETAYIMVDMLKGVVDGGTATRIKWFYKLNYPIGGKTGTTNDNSDAWFIGVTPQLVTGVWTGAEDRGISFYSTNEGQGARAAMPVFAYYMQKVYGDSKLKYTKEDFPLPAGGLTRELDCGKYAPFNGTGPATDENLDDDRLGF; encoded by the coding sequence ATGAGAAGAGTATCAAAAAACAGTAAACTCACTGAAGAGGATATTAAGAAGTATACCCGCAATTTTTGGACAATTATTATTGCTTGTGTAGCTTTTGGATTTTTGTTTATCCTGAGTGTAAGGTTAGGTGTATTTGGAAAATTGCCTTCTTTTCAGGATTTGGAGAATCCCAAAAGTAATCTTGCTTCCGAGGTGTTGACCGAGGACAATAAAGTATTGGGGACATACTATGTTCAGAACAGGTCTAATGTAAAGTATAGTGAGTTGTCTCCTTTTCTTGTGCAGGCTTTGATCGCTACAGAAGATAAGCGCTTCTACAAACATGCCGGTATTGATTATTGGCGTACGATGACGGTTATCTTTCATACGATGACCGGAAACAAGCAGGGCGGTAGTACAATTACGCAGCAGCTGGCTCTGAATCTGTTTTCAGATGGCAGAGCAAAAAGCTTTTCCAAGCGTATTTTCCAGAAGTTTCAGGAATGGGTTACAGCAGTTCGGTTAGAGCGTAATTATACCAAAGAAGAAATCATTACGATGTATTTTAATACCGTGGATTTTGGTGCTTACAATACTTTTGGTATCAAATCAGCTGCACGTACTTACTTTAATACTACGCCGGACAAATTGACGGCTGAGCAGGCTGCATTACTGGTTGGTATGCTAAAGGGACCGGGAGTATATTCGCCGGTGAGATATCCGGAGAATGCTTTGGGACGTCGTAACGTTGTGCTGAATAATATGTACAATGAAAGTTTTATTACAAAGGCTGAAGAAACGGAGAGTGCAGCGAAGCCTCTTGGATTGCAGTTGAAGATTTCCAATTATGGGGAGGGACTTGCGCCATATTTCAGAGCTGTACTAAAAGAAGAGATCAAAAAAGAGTTCGCCCGTCTGTCTATTACCAAATCCGATGGTACACCTTATGACCTGGACAGGGATGGATTGAAAATATATTCGACGATTAACTATACCATGCAGCAATATGCCGAAGAGGCACAGAAAAGAGCCATGAAAGAGTTGCAAGGGGCTTTTGATCGTCAATGGAAAGGAAGAACACCTTTCTCAGGGAAGAATGCGCAATTGCTGATATCCGGTATGAAACGTTCGGATCGTTATCGTATGATGAAAGATCTGGGTGCTTCTGAAGAAGAAATTAAAAAAGCATTCAATACTAAGGTTCCTATGAATGTATTTACCTGGAGAGGAAGTGTAGATACAGTTATGACACCTATGGATTCTATTAAGTATAACAAGTTGTTTCTCCGGAATGCAATGATGTCTATGGAGCCCCAGACAGGTCACATAAAAGCATGGGTAGGTGGAATTAACTTTGAACACTTTAAATATGATCAGGTTAAGTTAGGTACCCGTCAGGTAGGTTCCACTGCAAAACCGTTTACCTATGCAGTCGCTGTGGATAATGGCTATTCACCATGCTACAGTGTTCCGAATTTTCAACAGACGTATGGCAACTGGACGCCAAGAGGAACAGTTCAGGGTGGCAATCCCATTACACTTAAGAAAGCACTGGCTTATTCGCAGAACTATGCTACGGCATATCTGATCAATGAAGTAGGGGCAAGTGCTGTAGCGAATCTGACTCAGAAAATGGGAATTACCTCCAAAGTTCCTTCCTATCCTTCTATTGCACTGGGAGCTTATGAAGCCTCTGTATTTGATATGGTAGGTGCATATTCCGCATTTGTAAATAGTGGTACATGGGTAGAACCGACTATGATCATGCGTATAGAAGATAAGAGTGGGACAACGATATATGAAAAGGCTCCTAAAGTTGTTAAAGCGCTGAACAGCGAAACGGCATATATTATGGTGGATATGTTAAAAGGAGTTGTAGACGGCGGTACCGCTACCCGTATCAAATGGTTCTATAAACTTAACTATCCGATAGGAGGTAAAACAGGTACTACGAATGATAACTCAGATGCCTGGTTTATCGGAGTCACTCCTCAATTAGTGACCGGGGTATGGACAGGAGCAGAAGACAGAGGTATCAGTTTCTACAGTACCAATGAAGGTCAGGGTGCGCGTGCTGCTATGCCTGTATTTGCTTACTATATGCAAAAAGTCTACGGAGACAGTAAACTGAAATATACGAAAGAAGATTTTCCGTTGCCAGCAGGAGGACTGACCCGTGAACTGGATTGCGGTAAATATGCTCCGTTTAATGGTACCGGACCTGCTACAGATGAAAATCTGGATGATGATCGGTTAGGTTTTTAA
- a CDS encoding GIY-YIG nuclease family protein, which produces MFTVYVLYSVVYNKIYIGVTSDLPGRMLSHNELGTKGWTIRYRPWELLYTEEYATKSEALKREQELKSYQGRLFIRSLLNG; this is translated from the coding sequence ATGTTTACGGTTTATGTTCTTTATTCCGTTGTTTACAACAAAATTTATATCGGTGTGACTTCAGACCTGCCAGGTCGTATGCTTTCGCATAATGAATTAGGGACGAAGGGTTGGACAATCCGTTACCGGCCTTGGGAATTGCTGTATACAGAAGAATATGCCACTAAATCCGAAGCACTGAAGAGAGAGCAGGAGTTAAAAAGTTATCAGGGTCGGTTATTTATCCGGAGCTTACTGAACGGGTAG
- the ispF gene encoding 2-C-methyl-D-erythritol 2,4-cyclodiphosphate synthase, with the protein MKMKVGFGFDVHQLKEGHPFVMGGVTLEHHSGAFGHSDADVLVHAICDAILGAANLEDIGYHFPNTDDRWKGISSLVLLQQCIALIKEKGWTLGNIDAMLCLEAPKIKPYIPEMKQKIAEAAGIDEEDISIKATTNETMGFVGRQEGVVAYAVCLIQK; encoded by the coding sequence ATGAAAATGAAAGTTGGTTTTGGTTTCGATGTACACCAATTAAAAGAAGGGCACCCTTTTGTTATGGGAGGTGTCACATTAGAACATCATTCGGGAGCATTCGGACACTCTGATGCAGATGTATTGGTACATGCAATTTGTGATGCAATATTAGGTGCTGCAAATCTGGAAGATATAGGATATCATTTTCCTAATACAGACGACCGTTGGAAAGGTATATCCAGTCTGGTCTTACTGCAGCAATGTATTGCACTTATTAAGGAAAAGGGGTGGACACTGGGAAATATAGATGCAATGTTGTGTCTGGAAGCGCCCAAAATCAAACCTTATATTCCGGAAATGAAGCAAAAGATAGCTGAAGCTGCAGGAATAGATGAAGAAGATATTTCTATCAAAGCGACGACCAATGAGACGATGGGTTTTGTAGGCAGGCAGGAAGGTGTAGTAGCCTATGCTGTATGTCTGATTCAAAAATAA
- a CDS encoding TCR/Tet family MFS transporter yields MQKQKKSGLLFIFITVAIDVIGLGIIIPVLPTLIKELTGGTLSEASEYGGWLMFSYAITQFVFASVLGNLSDRFGRRPVLLLSLLGFCINYLLMGFATSILWLFIGRFVAGITGASMTVAAAYTADISTPDKKAQNFGLLSAAFGIGFIIGPVLGGLLGHYGPRVPFFAAGAISFINFVYGYFMVPESLKPENRRAFQWKNANPVGAFRYIAKYPQIKPLIICIFLINVAAHAVQSTWSYYTMERYAWNERMVGISMGFIGVLLAIVQAGLLRIIIPKLGLPKSIVIGLSLYVISFPLMAFSYEPWMLFAASVPFVFAGIAGPAMQSFISNHTPNNEQGQIQGGITSIVSLTAIFGPPLMSNIFAFFTNHKHNVYFPGAPFLMASVLSLIAVSITALYFNRKEEPATES; encoded by the coding sequence ATGCAGAAACAAAAAAAATCAGGCCTTCTTTTTATATTCATTACCGTCGCCATTGACGTTATTGGTCTTGGAATTATTATTCCGGTATTACCTACACTTATCAAAGAACTGACTGGAGGAACATTGAGTGAGGCGTCAGAATATGGTGGCTGGCTCATGTTCAGTTATGCTATTACTCAATTTGTATTTGCCTCCGTACTTGGAAATTTAAGTGACCGTTTCGGGAGACGTCCTGTTCTGCTGTTATCGCTTTTGGGGTTCTGCATCAATTACCTGCTGATGGGATTTGCTACATCTATTTTATGGCTTTTTATCGGTCGTTTTGTAGCTGGGATTACCGGTGCAAGCATGACTGTAGCTGCGGCATATACAGCAGACATCAGCACCCCTGATAAAAAAGCACAGAACTTTGGATTACTGAGTGCTGCATTCGGTATCGGATTTATCATTGGTCCTGTACTAGGCGGATTATTGGGACATTACGGCCCCAGAGTTCCCTTCTTTGCTGCCGGAGCGATTAGTTTTATAAATTTTGTATACGGATACTTTATGGTGCCGGAATCTTTAAAACCCGAAAACAGAAGAGCTTTTCAATGGAAAAATGCCAATCCTGTGGGTGCATTTCGATATATCGCCAAGTATCCGCAGATCAAACCTCTTATCATCTGTATATTTCTGATCAATGTTGCTGCACATGCTGTACAGAGTACCTGGTCATACTATACAATGGAAAGATACGCCTGGAATGAGCGTATGGTAGGTATATCTATGGGTTTTATTGGTGTACTTCTCGCGATCGTACAGGCTGGTTTATTGCGGATTATTATTCCTAAACTCGGTCTTCCCAAAAGTATTGTCATCGGATTGAGTCTGTATGTCATATCCTTTCCGCTTATGGCTTTTTCATATGAACCCTGGATGTTGTTTGCGGCAAGTGTACCTTTCGTATTTGCAGGTATCGCCGGACCCGCAATGCAGAGTTTTATATCCAATCATACGCCCAATAATGAACAGGGACAGATTCAGGGCGGGATTACCAGTATTGTCAGCCTTACAGCTATCTTTGGCCCCCCATTGATGAGCAATATATTTGCATTTTTCACCAACCATAAACATAACGTTTATTTTCCCGGCGCCCCCTTCCTAATGGCTTCTGTACTCTCGTTAATAGCGGTAAGCATTACGGCTCTCTATTTTAACAGAAAAGAAGAGCCGGCAACAGAATCTTAA
- the era gene encoding GTPase Era: protein MSHKAGFVSIIGKPNAGKSTLMNALVGEKMSIITPKAQTTRHRIIGIVNDENHQIVFSDTPGVIKPNYSLQESMMNFVQGSLIDADIILFVTDINEKYDENDVIEKLRKTSSPVAVLINKIDKSTEEDVKAKIEFWKEKLNPDTIFAISALHQHNVVAIMEYIKEKLPEHAPYYEKDELTDKSMRFFVSEMIREKVFKLYDKEIPYSTEVIITSYKEEAKITRIAAEIIVERDSQKNILIGKAGEMIKKVGTYARQDIEEFIGGKVFLEIFVKVIPDWRSKKNYLKRFGYDD, encoded by the coding sequence ATGTCGCACAAAGCAGGTTTCGTAAGTATCATTGGTAAGCCCAACGCAGGTAAGTCTACGCTAATGAACGCTTTAGTAGGTGAAAAGATGTCAATCATCACACCAAAAGCTCAAACAACAAGACACCGGATAATTGGTATTGTCAACGATGAAAACCATCAAATTGTCTTTTCGGACACTCCCGGAGTCATCAAACCCAACTATTCCTTACAGGAATCTATGATGAATTTTGTTCAGGGATCATTAATTGATGCGGATATTATTCTTTTTGTTACGGACATCAACGAAAAATATGATGAAAATGATGTCATCGAAAAATTAAGAAAAACTTCTTCACCTGTTGCTGTTCTGATTAACAAAATAGATAAATCTACAGAGGAAGATGTAAAAGCAAAAATCGAGTTCTGGAAAGAAAAATTAAATCCGGACACAATATTCGCTATTTCAGCGCTGCACCAACACAATGTAGTCGCTATTATGGAATATATCAAAGAAAAACTTCCGGAACATGCTCCATACTATGAAAAGGATGAGCTGACAGACAAATCTATGCGTTTTTTCGTTTCAGAGATGATTCGTGAAAAAGTATTCAAACTATATGACAAGGAGATTCCTTACAGTACGGAGGTCATAATCACTTCCTATAAAGAAGAAGCAAAAATCACCAGAATTGCGGCCGAAATCATTGTGGAACGAGATTCTCAGAAGAATATCCTGATCGGAAAAGCCGGAGAAATGATCAAAAAAGTAGGTACATATGCTCGTCAGGACATAGAAGAATTTATCGGAGGCAAGGTCTTCCTGGAAATCTTTGTTAAAGTGATCCCGGATTGGAGAAGTAAGAAAAATTACCTGAAAAGATTCGGATATGACGACTAA
- a CDS encoding tetratricopeptide repeat protein: MKSYVRPVFAVLLCSVFLYACKSGQRRNNRNGKDVEEPQYNKVENFTSKYNILYNAKRMMADEQKAIARLKKENYQINLTVFDEPTAEGDPHQLMDSLVQKAYKIINSKQESKYVNEAYLIVGRANYMKGSYYTATEYFEYLKKNSAKQPEYRPIAYAWKSRSLLQIGKVEQAVAAVDSAFMFLDDNESTRSLVNAAKANLLVRTNKSIEAIPYLELASESAKSKVDRLRWKFLLAQLYKQKGEKEKAYQYFSKIARSNVSYDMAFEADLQAAFLQGEKGMKFEDRVKPLKRMLRDGKNEDYKDQIYYEIGNMYYAEGKEEEALAYYKLSLRQLHPSQYQTTETYLTMADQAFDKKQYRIAQNYYDSVATVLPNDYTNIDQLRRKLIYMKDLTQVYEEVAWQDTLLGLAALNDADLQQKLDEYASKSLNDKLLELELQKKDAKKGKKGGESQFRRTNLNDYQVNKDSYSDGKFYFNNQDAMLLGNSEFKRRWGSRPLSDNWRYSQSSALDLASRTQKAEADTIVSERKKDKKEPEFDREIWVNNVKNRYEKAIPKNQVAYDSIHQIVHDDLIKIGNIYRDYTKDPTEAIKAYENFLDRYPNTPAAAEVYFSLYRMYEGIDKTKSLAYKNKLITLFPNTIHAHVAQDPYYLDKVKRDKETLDKAYARIFDLYANGDHVAVIQQVDQELQNTEDKQSIVAQLRYLQSLAVGRVGRVDDFVKSLSKIVTDFPNDSLVTPLAKENISFVNKNPDMFYTRVNALQDIKSDRIAFVDEPSMTQWPALSIDGDYRTGVALPTKKLPEKEKPKEKVVAKVEEKKIPEKKEEPVVKVEEKKPVEEPKAEEPKPEEKVAVTELSSGEVKSKVGVNGEINTNVELKGLDVKPGQAKIDLGPNDYRDKQLLPDKGVYFYVINVENATVNLAPSRYGIGQFNRTRYNQARIEHILRNINGENQLIFVGPFNSYEEVKAYETRISPLIPDIMKIPFEIYNTFVATKETIGTLTDGIQIKNYQKVYSEQ, translated from the coding sequence TTGAAATCCTACGTTCGACCAGTTTTTGCCGTGCTGCTGTGCAGTGTTTTCTTATATGCCTGTAAGTCCGGACAAAGAAGAAATAACCGGAATGGAAAAGATGTGGAAGAGCCTCAATATAATAAAGTTGAGAATTTTACCTCAAAATATAACATTCTGTATAATGCCAAACGTATGATGGCTGATGAACAGAAAGCTATCGCACGGCTCAAAAAGGAAAATTATCAGATTAATCTTACTGTTTTTGATGAACCTACAGCAGAGGGTGATCCGCATCAGTTAATGGACTCTTTGGTTCAGAAGGCCTACAAAATCATCAATTCAAAACAAGAAAGTAAGTATGTCAATGAAGCTTATCTGATCGTTGGCCGGGCAAACTACATGAAGGGATCGTATTATACCGCTACTGAATATTTTGAATATCTGAAAAAGAACTCAGCAAAACAGCCTGAATACAGACCGATTGCGTACGCATGGAAATCCAGGTCACTGCTTCAGATAGGGAAAGTAGAACAAGCGGTTGCTGCGGTGGATTCTGCCTTTATGTTTTTGGATGACAATGAATCTACCCGGTCTCTGGTCAATGCGGCCAAAGCTAATTTATTAGTCAGAACTAACAAATCTATAGAAGCAATCCCTTATCTGGAACTGGCTTCAGAATCTGCTAAAAGTAAGGTAGACCGTTTAAGATGGAAATTTCTATTAGCACAACTGTATAAACAGAAAGGTGAAAAAGAGAAGGCTTATCAGTATTTCTCTAAGATCGCACGAAGCAATGTCTCCTATGATATGGCTTTTGAGGCAGATCTACAGGCTGCTTTCTTACAGGGTGAAAAGGGAATGAAGTTTGAAGATCGTGTGAAACCATTGAAACGAATGTTGAGAGATGGTAAGAACGAAGATTATAAAGATCAGATTTATTATGAGATCGGTAATATGTACTATGCCGAAGGGAAAGAAGAAGAGGCTTTAGCGTATTACAAATTATCCTTACGCCAGCTTCACCCAAGTCAGTATCAGACAACGGAGACCTATCTGACCATGGCTGATCAGGCTTTTGACAAAAAACAATACCGGATAGCGCAAAACTATTACGATAGTGTGGCTACAGTGCTGCCAAATGACTACACCAATATAGATCAGTTAAGAAGAAAACTCATCTATATGAAAGATCTGACTCAGGTATATGAGGAAGTCGCCTGGCAGGATACGCTTCTCGGACTGGCAGCTCTGAATGATGCTGATCTGCAACAAAAGCTGGATGAATATGCATCGAAAAGTTTAAATGACAAACTGTTAGAACTGGAACTGCAAAAGAAGGACGCTAAAAAGGGAAAGAAAGGTGGAGAAAGTCAATTCAGAAGGACAAATCTGAACGACTATCAGGTGAATAAAGATTCCTATTCAGACGGTAAGTTCTATTTTAACAATCAGGATGCCATGCTGTTGGGTAATTCTGAATTTAAAAGACGCTGGGGCAGCCGTCCGCTTTCAGATAACTGGAGATATAGTCAGTCTTCGGCATTAGATCTGGCAAGCAGAACGCAGAAAGCAGAAGCAGATACAATAGTGTCGGAGCGTAAGAAAGATAAGAAAGAACCTGAATTTGACCGGGAAATCTGGGTGAATAATGTTAAAAACAGGTATGAAAAGGCTATCCCCAAAAATCAGGTAGCTTACGATTCCATACATCAGATTGTTCATGATGATCTGATCAAAATAGGTAATATTTACAGAGATTATACAAAAGATCCTACAGAAGCTATCAAAGCCTATGAAAATTTCCTCGATCGCTATCCGAATACTCCGGCGGCAGCAGAAGTGTACTTCTCCTTATACCGTATGTATGAAGGAATAGACAAAACGAAATCTTTGGCTTATAAAAATAAACTCATTACTTTATTCCCGAATACCATACATGCACATGTTGCACAGGATCCGTATTATCTGGATAAAGTAAAACGTGATAAGGAAACGCTTGATAAAGCGTACGCCCGGATCTTTGATCTGTATGCGAATGGAGACCATGTAGCTGTTATACAGCAGGTGGATCAGGAATTGCAGAATACAGAAGATAAACAAAGTATTGTAGCACAACTCCGTTATTTACAGTCCCTGGCTGTTGGTCGTGTAGGACGTGTGGATGACTTTGTGAAGTCTTTGTCAAAAATTGTAACAGACTTTCCGAATGACAGTCTGGTTACTCCTTTGGCAAAAGAGAATATTTCGTTTGTGAATAAGAATCCGGATATGTTCTATACACGTGTCAATGCCTTGCAGGACATAAAAAGCGATCGCATAGCTTTTGTGGATGAACCTTCCATGACCCAATGGCCTGCACTTTCTATTGATGGCGATTATCGTACGGGTGTCGCATTACCGACCAAAAAATTGCCGGAGAAAGAAAAACCTAAAGAAAAGGTTGTTGCCAAAGTAGAGGAGAAGAAGATTCCGGAAAAGAAAGAAGAACCTGTAGTAAAGGTGGAAGAGAAAAAACCTGTGGAAGAACCTAAGGCTGAGGAACCAAAACCGGAGGAAAAAGTGGCCGTCACAGAACTTAGTTCGGGAGAGGTAAAATCTAAGGTTGGAGTTAACGGAGAGATTAATACCAATGTGGAATTAAAGGGACTGGATGTTAAACCCGGACAGGCAAAGATTGATCTGGGACCAAATGATTACCGTGACAAACAATTGTTGCCGGATAAAGGCGTTTACTTTTATGTGATTAACGTGGAGAATGCAACAGTCAATCTGGCACCAAGCCGATATGGTATAGGTCAGTTTAACAGGACAAGATATAATCAGGCTCGTATAGAACATATTCTGAGAAATATCAATGGTGAAAATCAATTGATTTTCGTCGGTCCGTTCAATTCTTATGAGGAAGTAAAAGCCTATGAAACAAGAATTTCACCTTTGATTCCGGATATTATGAAGATACCTTTCGAAATTTATAATACTTTTGTAGCGACAAAAGAGACGATTGGCACGTTAACTGATGGTATTCAAATTAAAAATTATCAAAAAGTTTATTCGGAACAATAG
- the uvrC gene encoding excinuclease ABC subunit UvrC — protein MSSFDYKEELKRIPHKPGVYQYFDKQDELIYIGKAKDLRNRVGSYFVNDNQLSGKTRVLVRKINRIAFTIVDTEIDAWLLENNLIKKHKPKYNVMLKDDKTYPWIVIKQERFPRVFWTRKYIKDGSRYFGPYASVGMMHTVLDVIRELFPLRTCNLSLTNDNIRAGKFKVCLEYQIGNCKGPCEGYQSEEDYDQNLDDIKDILNGKIAVVTNRLKQQIDTAVGALNFELAHALKSKLDKLDYYQSKSTVVNSSITNVDVFSIASDQNYAFVNFLKVMNGVIIQTQTLEMKRRLDETDVELLSLAIPEIRNRFKSASREIIVPFDMDIEGDDNIKFTVPKLGEKRKLLDLSLKNVAYFKKERLLHYERLNPDLKTERILTQMQKDLRMNVLPQHIECFDNSNIQGNFPVSAIVVFKDAKPSKKDYRHFNVKTVVGPNDFATMEEAVFRRYRRLLDEDQPLPQLIIIDGGKGQLGAALKSLRLLGIDKQVTVIGIAKRLEELYYPGDQYPLYLDKKSETLKIIQHLRDEAHRFGITFHRNQRSRKTFVSELENIPGVGKTSVDKLLKTFKSVKKIKESSDEELKKVLNLKQVKALREYFQDDTTN, from the coding sequence ATGAGCTCATTTGACTATAAAGAAGAATTAAAGCGTATTCCGCATAAACCGGGCGTTTATCAATATTTTGATAAGCAGGATGAGCTTATCTATATCGGTAAAGCAAAAGATCTACGTAATCGAGTCGGATCTTACTTTGTCAATGATAATCAGCTGAGTGGTAAAACGCGGGTACTTGTACGAAAAATTAATCGTATTGCTTTTACTATTGTAGATACAGAGATCGATGCCTGGCTATTGGAGAATAATCTGATAAAAAAGCATAAGCCTAAGTATAATGTGATGCTCAAGGATGACAAGACTTATCCCTGGATTGTCATCAAACAGGAGCGTTTTCCCAGAGTTTTCTGGACAAGGAAATATATCAAAGATGGTTCACGTTATTTTGGACCGTATGCCTCAGTAGGGATGATGCACACAGTCCTTGATGTGATCAGAGAATTGTTTCCGTTACGCACCTGCAACCTATCCCTCACGAACGATAATATTCGTGCTGGTAAATTCAAAGTCTGTCTGGAATATCAGATCGGCAACTGTAAAGGCCCATGTGAAGGTTACCAGTCGGAAGAGGATTATGATCAGAATCTGGATGATATCAAAGATATTCTGAACGGTAAGATTGCCGTGGTCACGAATCGTCTTAAACAACAGATCGATACAGCGGTTGGTGCGCTCAACTTTGAACTGGCTCATGCGCTCAAGTCCAAACTGGATAAGCTGGATTATTACCAAAGTAAATCTACGGTCGTCAATTCTTCTATTACAAATGTGGATGTGTTCAGTATTGCTTCGGATCAGAATTATGCATTTGTCAACTTTCTGAAAGTAATGAACGGCGTGATTATCCAGACGCAGACCTTAGAAATGAAGCGTCGTCTGGATGAAACCGACGTCGAACTGCTGTCGCTGGCAATTCCGGAAATTAGAAATCGTTTTAAGAGCGCCTCCAGAGAGATTATCGTGCCTTTTGACATGGATATCGAAGGAGATGATAATATTAAGTTTACGGTGCCCAAATTAGGTGAAAAACGCAAATTGCTAGACTTATCACTCAAGAATGTAGCTTATTTCAAAAAAGAACGCTTACTGCATTATGAAAGATTAAATCCGGATCTCAAAACAGAGCGTATTCTGACTCAGATGCAAAAGGATCTTCGTATGAATGTTCTTCCTCAGCATATCGAATGTTTTGATAACTCCAATATACAGGGAAATTTTCCCGTGTCCGCAATTGTTGTATTTAAGGATGCGAAGCCTTCCAAGAAAGACTACAGACATTTTAATGTGAAGACTGTCGTAGGCCCAAATGATTTCGCAACAATGGAGGAGGCCGTTTTCAGACGGTACAGAAGATTATTGGATGAAGATCAGCCATTGCCACAGTTGATTATTATTGATGGTGGTAAAGGACAGTTAGGCGCAGCATTGAAAAGCCTGAGGCTTTTGGGGATTGATAAACAGGTGACAGTTATTGGTATAGCCAAACGACTGGAAGAGTTATATTATCCAGGGGATCAGTATCCGCTTTATTTGGATAAAAAATCAGAAACACTCAAAATTATTCAACATTTGCGAGACGAAGCGCATCGCTTTGGGATTACTTTTCACCGGAATCAGAGAAGCAGGAAAACGTTTGTCTCCGAACTGGAAAATATTCCGGGAGTAGGTAAGACTTCTGTGGACAAGTTGCTGAAAACATTTAAATCGGTCAAAAAAATCAAAGAGTCCAGTGATGAGGAACTAAAAAAAGTGCTTAACCTGAAACAGGTAAAAGCACTTCGTGAATATTTTCAGGATGATACAACTAATTAG
- a CDS encoding GIY-YIG nuclease family protein, which produces MFTVYVLYSVVYNKIYIGVTSDLPGRMLSHNELGTKGWTIRYRPWELLYTEEYATKSEALKREQELKSYQGRLFIRSLLNG; this is translated from the coding sequence ATGTTTACGGTTTATGTTCTTTATTCCGTTGTTTACAACAAAATTTATATCGGTGTGACTTCAGACCTGCCAGGTCGTATGCTTTCGCATAATGAATTAGGGACGAAGGGTTGGACAATCCGTTACCGGCCGTGGGAATTATTGTATACAGAAGAATATGCCACTAAATCCGAAGCGCTGAAGAGAGAGCAGGAATTGAAAAGTTATCAGGGTCGGTTATTTATCCGGAGCTTACTGAACGGGTAG